A genomic window from Aythya fuligula isolate bAytFul2 chromosome 15, bAytFul2.pri, whole genome shotgun sequence includes:
- the ITPRIPL2 gene encoding inositol 1,4,5-trisphosphate receptor-interacting protein-like 2 translates to MDNAELVMLFHCPGPIAPYPLEGELQNHAVLHQMRAPKHSSAVMGARLDARVLWPLATCLCTALLCLCQAPRGRAAAGEEEEEEEGAAEAGSVPLLKGSALLLLLAVLLGSLLARCCGSAGGAPRHGAGSGWGAAAARRGALEGFHARQLRLSPHVLGHSKAHVGRVVAELVRAAKAQGLQPGPLALSLRGDFVRIGSAYEQHKVRSPDCFDVLVPLRLPPRLEPEPRRDLGPGSGPGSGPGLGPGAAFVCGLRAPAGSGWPRRYRPFTEAFCVEPQGRCLLSSALVLRWFQGHLQRCLGAVRYRLQERCRISLSACPGRPPTLHILPCSDYVCCHISMAVRLIPAIPLGDALYLTALPPEGPQAALAQEVLWGLNASRQEQRLLSWLKEQAPASSCHLKCLQILKGLRDLRRQSLEEPFCSQWGRVLSSYVLKTALFSLLLQGPLEAWDERFLVERLEDLVMYLRDCLRKQVLMHLFLGNTSLPEAVALPRFLKEAAPVNLLAAFDGPTLDMAAFQLLYTWSQAPHLIRVYSRPRYLRPMPAPCRHVTEARQELHGE, encoded by the exons ATGGACAATGCTGAGCTCGTGATGCTGTTCCACTGCCCTGGCCCCATTGCTCCCTACCCCCTTGAGGGGGAGCTGCAGAATCACGCAGTTTTACACCAAATGCGTGCCCCAAAACATTCTTCGGCCGTGATGGGAGCACG CCTGGACGCGCGGGTGCTGTGGCCGCTGGCCACCTGCCTGTGCACCgcgctgctctgcctctgccaggcCCCGCGGGGCCGAGCGGCGgcgggcgaggaggaggaggaggaggaaggcgcgGCGGAGGCGGGCTCCGTGCCGCTGCTGAAGGGCtcggcgctgctgctgctgctggcggtgctgctgggcagcctgctggccCGCTGCTGCGGCTCGGCGGGGGGCGCTCCGCGGCACGGCGCGGGGTCGGGCTGGGGGGCGGCCGCGGCTCGGCGGGGAGCCCTGGAGGGCTTCCACGCCCGGCAGCTGCGGCTCTCGCCCCACGTCCTGGGGCACAGCAAGGCGCACGTCGGCCGGGTGGTGGCCGAGCTGGTGCGCGCTGCCAAGGcgcaggggctgcagcccggccCGCTGGCCCTCAGCCTGCGCGGGGACTTCGTGCGCATCGGCAGCGCCTACGAGCAGCACAAGGTGCGAAGCCCAGACTGCTTCGACGTCCTGGTGCCGCTGCGCCTGCCGCCGCGCCTGGAGCCCGAGCCTCGGCGGGACCTGGGGCCGGGATCGGGACCGGGATCGGGACCGGGATTGGGACCGGGAGCCGCCTTCGTGTGCGGGCTGCGGGCCCCTGCTGGGTCCGGTTGGCCGCGCCGCTACCGGCCCTTCACCGAGGCCTTCTGCGTGGAGCCGCAGGGCCGCTGCCTCCTCTCGTCGGCCCTGGTGCTGCGCTGGTTCCAGGGCCACCTGCAGCGCTGCCTGGGCGCCGTGCGGTACCGGCTGCAGGAGCGCTGCCGCATCAGCCTCTCGGCCTGCCCAGGGCGCCCGCCGACGCTTCACATCTTGCCCTGCTCCGACTACGTGTGCTGCCACATCTCCATGGCCGTGCGTCTCATCCCCGCCATCCCCCTGGGCGATGCGCTCTACCTCACGGCCCTGCCGCCTGAGGGTCCACAGGCAGCCCTGGCGCAGGAGGTCCTGTGGGGCCTGAACGCCTCGCGGCAGGAGCAGCGGCTGCTGAGCTGGCTGAAGGAGCAAGCCCCGgcctcctcctgccacctcaAGTGCCTGCAGATCCTCAAGGGCCTGCGGGATCTCCGCAGGCAGAGCCTGGAGGAGCCTTTCTGCTCGCAGTGGGGCCGGGTGCTCTCCTCCTACGTGCTGAAGACAgccctcttctccctgctgctgcaggggcccCTGGAGGCTTGGGACGAGCGGTTCCTGGTGGAGCGGCTGGAGGACCTGGTGATGTACCTCAGGGACTGCCTGCGCAAGCAGGTGCTGATGCATTTATTCCTGGGCAACACCAGCCTCCCTGAGGCCGTGGCACTGCCCAGGTTCCTCAAGGAAGCTGCCCCTGTGAACTTGCTGGCTGCCTTCGACGGGCCCACGCTGGACATGGCCGCCTTCCAGCTGCTCTACACCTGGAGCCAGGCCCCGCACCTCATCAGGGTGTACAGCAGACCCCGGTACCTGCGGCCGATGCCTGCCCCGTGCCGGCACGTCACCGAGGCCCGGCAAGAGCTGCATGGAGAGTGA